One window of Strigops habroptila isolate Jane chromosome Z, bStrHab1.2.pri, whole genome shotgun sequence genomic DNA carries:
- the SETD6 gene encoding N-lysine methyltransferase SETD6 isoform X1 has translation MASAPKRPKVRGAAGAGPGRARLPADLLAPRAAPGSSARGGAGADPLRGFLAWCGRAGVQLSPKVRLSREGAVAGYGMLAAAELEPGEVLCTVPRSALLSQHTSSIQALLREGQESLQSQSGWVPLLLALLHEYTASNSHWQPYFSLWQDFRSLDHPMFWPEEERRRLLQGTGIPEAVEKDLANIHLEYSSIILPFMESHPNIFDPKLHTLELYKQLVAFVMAYSFQEPLEEEDEDEKGPNPPMMVPVADILNHVANHNANLEYSPQCLRMVTTQPISKGQEIFNTYGQMANWQLLHMYGFAEPYPSNTNDTADIQMVTVRAAALRRARSEAQQQLVSEQWDFLCQLEMVGEEGAFVLGWDEVLTEEELSVTLKVLCMSEEEFKEYKEQDSWEDDSEEEENLTLSNEALSRLKPPCKQLLYDSVLLTLESYGSDLKAEQDLLNNKEAYEKLSRREQQALHVRYGQKRILHQLLELVH, from the exons ATGGCGTCGGCGCCCAAGAGGCCCAAGGTGCGCGGGGCCGCGGGCGCGGGTCCGGGCCGCGCGCGCCTCCCCGCCGACCTGCTCGCGCCGCGGGCGGCTCCCGGCAGCAGCGcgcgcggcggggccggcgccgACCCCCTCCGCGGCTTCCTGGCGTGGTGCGGCCGCGCCGGCGTGCAGCTCAGCCCCAAG GTCCGGCTGAGCAGGGAGGGCGCGGTGGCGGGGTACGGCATGCTGGCTGCCGCCGAGCTGGAGCCGGGAGAGGTCCTGTGCACCGTGCCGCGCTCCGCGCTGCTGTCCCAGCACACCAGCTCCATCCAGGCGCTCCTGCGGGAAG GGCAGGAGTCCCTGCAGAGTCAGTCCGGTTGGGTGCCactgctgctggccctgctaCACGAGTACACAGCCAGCAACTCCCACTGGCAGCCTTATTTCTCCCTCTGGCAGGACTTCAGGAGCCTGGATCACCCCATGTTCTG GCCTGAAGAAGAGCGAAGAAGGCTCCTGCAGGGCACAGGCATCCCAGAAGctgtggagaaggacctggCCAACATCCACCTGGAGTACAGCTCCATCATCCTGCCTTTCATGGAGTCCCATCCCAACATCTTTGACCCCAAGCTGCACACACTGGAGCTGTACAAGCAGCTGGTGGCATTTGTTATGGCCTACAG CTTTCAGGAACctttggaggaggaagatgaagatgagAAGGGGCCCAATCCCCCAATGATGGTGCCTGTAGCAGATATTCTGAATCACGTGGCCAACCACAATGCCAACCTGGAATACTCCCCT CAATGTTTACGCATGGTCACAACACAGCCCATCAGCAAAGGGCAGGAGATCTTCAACACATACGGGCAGATGGCCAACTGGCAGCTCCTCCACATGTACGGCTTCGCAGAGCCATACCCCAGCAACACCAACGACACAGCCGACATCCAGATGGTGACGGTGCGCGCGGCAGCACTGCGGC GTGCCAGAAGCGAAGCGCAGCAGCAGCTGGTCTCGGAGCAGTGGGACTTCTTGTGCCAGCTGGAGATGGTAGGGGAAGAAGGCGCCTTTGTGCTCGGCTGGGATGAGGTGCTGACAGAGGAAGAGCTGTCTGTGACTCTGAAG GTGCTGTGCATGTCAGAAGAAGAATTCAAGGAGTATAAGGAGCAAGACAGCTGGGAAGATGacagtgaggaagaggagaactTGACCCTTTCAAACGAGGCTCTCTCCAGACTTAAACCCCCTTGCAAGCAGCTCCTTTATGACAGTGTGCTGCTCACCCTGGAGTCCTACGGGTCAGActtgaaagcagagcaggattTGCTAAATAACAAGGAGGCTTATGAGAAACTGAGTCGAAGGGAACAGCAAGCTTTGCACGTGCGCTATGGACAGAAAAGGATCTTGCatcagctgctggagctggtaCACTAG
- the SETD6 gene encoding N-lysine methyltransferase SETD6 isoform X2, whose protein sequence is MLAAAELEPGEVLCTVPRSALLSQHTSSIQALLREGQESLQSQSGWVPLLLALLHEYTASNSHWQPYFSLWQDFRSLDHPMFWPEEERRRLLQGTGIPEAVEKDLANIHLEYSSIILPFMESHPNIFDPKLHTLELYKQLVAFVMAYSFQEPLEEEDEDEKGPNPPMMVPVADILNHVANHNANLEYSPQCLRMVTTQPISKGQEIFNTYGQMANWQLLHMYGFAEPYPSNTNDTADIQMVTVRAAALRRARSEAQQQLVSEQWDFLCQLEMVGEEGAFVLGWDEVLTEEELSVTLKVLCMSEEEFKEYKEQDSWEDDSEEEENLTLSNEALSRLKPPCKQLLYDSVLLTLESYGSDLKAEQDLLNNKEAYEKLSRREQQALHVRYGQKRILHQLLELVH, encoded by the exons ATGCTGGCTGCCGCCGAGCTGGAGCCGGGAGAGGTCCTGTGCACCGTGCCGCGCTCCGCGCTGCTGTCCCAGCACACCAGCTCCATCCAGGCGCTCCTGCGGGAAG GGCAGGAGTCCCTGCAGAGTCAGTCCGGTTGGGTGCCactgctgctggccctgctaCACGAGTACACAGCCAGCAACTCCCACTGGCAGCCTTATTTCTCCCTCTGGCAGGACTTCAGGAGCCTGGATCACCCCATGTTCTG GCCTGAAGAAGAGCGAAGAAGGCTCCTGCAGGGCACAGGCATCCCAGAAGctgtggagaaggacctggCCAACATCCACCTGGAGTACAGCTCCATCATCCTGCCTTTCATGGAGTCCCATCCCAACATCTTTGACCCCAAGCTGCACACACTGGAGCTGTACAAGCAGCTGGTGGCATTTGTTATGGCCTACAG CTTTCAGGAACctttggaggaggaagatgaagatgagAAGGGGCCCAATCCCCCAATGATGGTGCCTGTAGCAGATATTCTGAATCACGTGGCCAACCACAATGCCAACCTGGAATACTCCCCT CAATGTTTACGCATGGTCACAACACAGCCCATCAGCAAAGGGCAGGAGATCTTCAACACATACGGGCAGATGGCCAACTGGCAGCTCCTCCACATGTACGGCTTCGCAGAGCCATACCCCAGCAACACCAACGACACAGCCGACATCCAGATGGTGACGGTGCGCGCGGCAGCACTGCGGC GTGCCAGAAGCGAAGCGCAGCAGCAGCTGGTCTCGGAGCAGTGGGACTTCTTGTGCCAGCTGGAGATGGTAGGGGAAGAAGGCGCCTTTGTGCTCGGCTGGGATGAGGTGCTGACAGAGGAAGAGCTGTCTGTGACTCTGAAG GTGCTGTGCATGTCAGAAGAAGAATTCAAGGAGTATAAGGAGCAAGACAGCTGGGAAGATGacagtgaggaagaggagaactTGACCCTTTCAAACGAGGCTCTCTCCAGACTTAAACCCCCTTGCAAGCAGCTCCTTTATGACAGTGTGCTGCTCACCCTGGAGTCCTACGGGTCAGActtgaaagcagagcaggattTGCTAAATAACAAGGAGGCTTATGAGAAACTGAGTCGAAGGGAACAGCAAGCTTTGCACGTGCGCTATGGACAGAAAAGGATCTTGCatcagctgctggagctggtaCACTAG
- the SETD6 gene encoding N-lysine methyltransferase SETD6 isoform X3, whose protein sequence is MLAAAELEPGEVLCTVPRSALLSQHTSSIQALLREGQESLQSQSGWVPLLLALLHEYTASNSHWQPYFSLWQDFRSLDHPMFCFQEPLEEEDEDEKGPNPPMMVPVADILNHVANHNANLEYSPQCLRMVTTQPISKGQEIFNTYGQMANWQLLHMYGFAEPYPSNTNDTADIQMVTVRAAALRRARSEAQQQLVSEQWDFLCQLEMVGEEGAFVLGWDEVLTEEELSVTLKVLCMSEEEFKEYKEQDSWEDDSEEEENLTLSNEALSRLKPPCKQLLYDSVLLTLESYGSDLKAEQDLLNNKEAYEKLSRREQQALHVRYGQKRILHQLLELVH, encoded by the exons ATGCTGGCTGCCGCCGAGCTGGAGCCGGGAGAGGTCCTGTGCACCGTGCCGCGCTCCGCGCTGCTGTCCCAGCACACCAGCTCCATCCAGGCGCTCCTGCGGGAAG GGCAGGAGTCCCTGCAGAGTCAGTCCGGTTGGGTGCCactgctgctggccctgctaCACGAGTACACAGCCAGCAACTCCCACTGGCAGCCTTATTTCTCCCTCTGGCAGGACTTCAGGAGCCTGGATCACCCCATGTTCTG CTTTCAGGAACctttggaggaggaagatgaagatgagAAGGGGCCCAATCCCCCAATGATGGTGCCTGTAGCAGATATTCTGAATCACGTGGCCAACCACAATGCCAACCTGGAATACTCCCCT CAATGTTTACGCATGGTCACAACACAGCCCATCAGCAAAGGGCAGGAGATCTTCAACACATACGGGCAGATGGCCAACTGGCAGCTCCTCCACATGTACGGCTTCGCAGAGCCATACCCCAGCAACACCAACGACACAGCCGACATCCAGATGGTGACGGTGCGCGCGGCAGCACTGCGGC GTGCCAGAAGCGAAGCGCAGCAGCAGCTGGTCTCGGAGCAGTGGGACTTCTTGTGCCAGCTGGAGATGGTAGGGGAAGAAGGCGCCTTTGTGCTCGGCTGGGATGAGGTGCTGACAGAGGAAGAGCTGTCTGTGACTCTGAAG GTGCTGTGCATGTCAGAAGAAGAATTCAAGGAGTATAAGGAGCAAGACAGCTGGGAAGATGacagtgaggaagaggagaactTGACCCTTTCAAACGAGGCTCTCTCCAGACTTAAACCCCCTTGCAAGCAGCTCCTTTATGACAGTGTGCTGCTCACCCTGGAGTCCTACGGGTCAGActtgaaagcagagcaggattTGCTAAATAACAAGGAGGCTTATGAGAAACTGAGTCGAAGGGAACAGCAAGCTTTGCACGTGCGCTATGGACAGAAAAGGATCTTGCatcagctgctggagctggtaCACTAG